A single genomic interval of Psychroserpens sp. NJDZ02 harbors:
- a CDS encoding septum formation inhibitor Maf: MKLLKLSLFLFTGLVIFSCKDQSEKNTKDIAVANIETKTPPKTPSFKPNKQFNDYWYAGEAEISSYQLEQSRYGEIRQGTAVLVYVTEPFLAKAQVKADKNNPTNVNVLKLNATKKFNTGIYPYSIMQSTFYPVANNQHAIKASASVQEWCGHVYTQLNNRDQFEITTHSYFEGEADQNFNIEKAILENEIWTQLRIDPTSLPTGNFTIIPSLEFTRLNHTPLKQYNAFAESTPGQYKLVIKELDRQLVINYSAEFPYTIESWEDTQNGATSKATKLASLKSAYWGKKSNADSELRKTLKLE; this comes from the coding sequence ATGAAACTTTTAAAACTGTCACTATTTCTATTTACTGGGCTGGTAATATTTAGTTGTAAAGACCAATCAGAAAAAAACACAAAAGATATAGCAGTCGCCAATATTGAAACAAAAACACCTCCTAAGACTCCATCTTTTAAACCAAATAAACAGTTTAATGACTACTGGTACGCAGGAGAAGCCGAGATTAGTTCCTACCAATTAGAACAGTCAAGATATGGCGAAATCAGACAAGGTACAGCTGTTTTAGTTTATGTAACCGAACCTTTTTTAGCGAAAGCACAAGTTAAAGCCGACAAAAATAATCCAACAAACGTTAATGTATTAAAGCTTAATGCGACCAAAAAATTCAATACAGGTATTTATCCATATAGCATTATGCAAAGCACGTTTTACCCTGTAGCAAACAACCAACATGCTATAAAAGCAAGTGCATCTGTGCAAGAATGGTGTGGTCATGTCTACACGCAACTAAATAACCGTGACCAATTTGAAATTACCACACACTCCTATTTTGAAGGCGAAGCTGATCAAAATTTCAATATCGAGAAAGCCATTTTAGAAAACGAAATTTGGACACAACTACGTATCGACCCAACAAGCCTACCCACAGGTAACTTTACTATTATCCCAAGTTTGGAGTTTACTAGATTAAATCACACGCCTTTAAAACAGTATAACGCTTTCGCGGAAAGTACGCCAGGTCAATACAAACTAGTCATTAAAGAGCTAGACCGTCAGTTAGTGATCAACTACAGTGCAGAATTCCCATATACTATCGAAAGTTGGGAGGACACGCAAAACGGAGCCACTTCAAAAGCAACCAAATTAGCATCATTAAAATCGGCGTATTGGGGCAAAAAAAGTAATGCAGATTCTGAGTTAAGAAAAACGCTGAAATTAGAATAA
- a CDS encoding DUF2306 domain-containing protein, with amino-acid sequence MKIDFNRFLVLKVMLYGILMYFIYLLALITMQYIPVNYNVAFLNLKQEEIQLSYYKIAFFSHVYSSILIIILGLTQFSKTIRQQFKSVHKLSGKLYVLLILVIASPSGLIMAYHANGGFIGQVSFIVLSMLWFVFTLQGFRYIKKGNYQKHKNFMIRSYALTLSAISLRLFKFGIVTVLELPPMDTYKIVSVLGWGINLIIAELIIRKSYIKKQRLLKTDLN; translated from the coding sequence ATGAAGATTGACTTCAATCGTTTTCTAGTGTTAAAAGTGATGCTTTATGGTATTTTGATGTATTTCATTTATCTATTAGCGTTAATTACTATGCAATACATTCCTGTAAATTATAACGTTGCCTTCCTAAATTTAAAACAAGAAGAAATTCAACTTTCCTATTACAAAATAGCTTTTTTTAGTCATGTGTATTCTAGTATCCTAATTATTATATTAGGATTGACGCAGTTTTCCAAAACCATAAGACAACAGTTTAAAAGTGTCCATAAATTAAGCGGAAAACTATATGTCCTTCTAATACTAGTAATAGCAAGTCCTTCAGGATTAATTATGGCTTACCACGCTAATGGAGGTTTTATCGGACAAGTTTCTTTTATAGTACTTTCAATGCTTTGGTTTGTATTTACATTACAAGGCTTTCGATATATAAAAAAAGGAAATTATCAAAAGCATAAAAATTTTATGATTAGGAGTTATGCTTTAACGTTGTCTGCCATAAGTCTTAGATTATTTAAATTTGGCATTGTCACTGTTTTAGAATTACCTCCAATGGACACTTACAAAATCGTCTCTGTATTAGGATGGGGTATTAACTTAATCATTGCAGAGCTAATTATAAGAAAATCGTATATAAAAAAACAACGTTTATTAAAGACTGACTTAAACTAA
- a CDS encoding ArsR/SmtB family transcription factor, with protein MGLVKTEMFTDQQNKIALFAKVFGHPARVAILQHLFKINSCICGDLVNEIGLAQPTISQHLKELKHLGLIKGNVEGTSVCYCIDNDNWTAMKTVMSDFLNQDLTQNQDCC; from the coding sequence ATGGGATTAGTTAAAACCGAAATGTTTACCGATCAACAAAATAAAATTGCCCTTTTTGCTAAAGTCTTTGGACATCCAGCAAGAGTAGCCATTTTACAACACTTATTCAAGATAAACTCGTGTATCTGTGGTGATTTAGTGAATGAGATTGGACTCGCGCAACCAACAATTTCTCAACATTTGAAAGAATTAAAACACCTGGGGTTAATCAAAGGTAATGTGGAAGGTACAAGTGTTTGTTACTGTATCGATAATGACAATTGGACCGCAATGAAAACTGTGATGTCCGATTTTCTTAATCAAGATCTTACGCAAAATCAAGATTGCTGTTAA
- a CDS encoding protein-tyrosine-phosphatase, with translation MTTKSSALFPEIATIIKGLTPDNITAERKTVLQPLADFIQSKYSKNQEIRLNFICTHNSRRSHLSQVWAQTLANYFDVKNVFCYSGGTEATALFPMVVQTLQHSGFDVKAISKNENPIYSIKYSDNEHPIIGFSKKLDDDFNPKSKFAAIMTCSQADGGCPFIAGAEQRIPITYDDPKAFDHTPQQAEKYNERSLQIATELFYVFSQINS, from the coding sequence ATGACCACAAAATCTTCCGCTCTATTTCCTGAAATAGCAACCATAATTAAGGGATTAACTCCTGACAATATCACAGCAGAACGTAAAACAGTTTTACAACCACTAGCTGATTTTATACAGTCCAAATATTCAAAAAATCAAGAAATAAGACTTAATTTTATCTGTACTCACAATTCTAGAAGAAGCCATTTATCACAAGTTTGGGCACAAACCCTAGCTAATTATTTTGATGTAAAAAATGTCTTTTGCTATTCTGGAGGTACAGAAGCTACTGCCCTGTTTCCTATGGTTGTGCAAACGTTACAACACTCTGGTTTTGATGTCAAAGCTATTTCAAAAAACGAGAATCCAATTTATAGTATTAAATATTCGGATAACGAACACCCAATAATAGGCTTTTCAAAAAAGCTAGACGATGATTTTAATCCAAAATCAAAATTTGCAGCTATCATGACGTGTTCTCAAGCAGATGGCGGCTGTCCTTTTATTGCTGGCGCAGAACAGCGTATTCCGATAACCTATGACGATCCAAAAGCTTTTGACCACACGCCCCAACAGGCCGAAAAATACAACGAAAGAAGCTTGCAAATTGCAACCGAACTATTTTATGTTTTCTCACAAATAAATTCTTAA
- the corA gene encoding magnesium/cobalt transporter CorA, with product MAKRKQKKRTQNYKKQLGQIPGALVYTGTKEDNKLHLHAFDYNAEHVKEAELGSVEDAFRFKDSETVTWFNLNGLNFVNEIEKIGIHYDLHPLILEDIVNASQRPKIDEYKDYFFIVLKMMYYDEYENMVSEQVSLVMGKNYVLTFQEAEGDVFDSLRERIRHKKGRVREEGSDYLLYALIDAIVDHYYAIIETMGNKIEDLEDDLFTGLTQEEISQQIQDLKREILKLRRAIFPLREIINRLIKSDNPLIEEKTTHFFRDVYDHIIQVTENIDIYREMIWSLMDMYMTTISNKMNEVMKVLTIIATIFIPLTFIAGIYGMNFTNMPELHYKYGYYIVWIVMLVVLIGMLIYFKKKKWL from the coding sequence ATGGCTAAAAGAAAACAAAAAAAACGCACCCAAAACTATAAAAAGCAATTAGGCCAAATACCCGGTGCATTGGTATACACGGGAACTAAAGAAGATAATAAATTACACCTTCATGCTTTTGATTATAACGCAGAACACGTTAAAGAAGCAGAATTAGGTTCTGTAGAAGACGCCTTTCGTTTTAAAGATTCTGAAACCGTAACATGGTTTAACCTAAATGGACTTAATTTTGTTAACGAAATTGAGAAAATTGGTATCCATTATGATCTACATCCTTTAATTTTAGAGGATATTGTAAATGCCTCGCAACGTCCTAAAATAGACGAGTATAAAGATTACTTTTTTATAGTACTAAAAATGATGTATTATGACGAGTATGAAAACATGGTTTCCGAACAAGTAAGTTTGGTTATGGGTAAAAACTATGTCCTAACTTTTCAAGAAGCAGAAGGCGATGTTTTTGACAGTCTTAGAGAACGTATCCGTCATAAAAAAGGACGTGTTAGAGAAGAAGGATCAGACTATTTATTATACGCTTTAATTGATGCCATTGTAGATCATTACTATGCCATCATCGAAACTATGGGTAATAAAATAGAAGACCTAGAAGACGATTTATTTACAGGTTTAACACAAGAGGAAATCTCCCAACAAATTCAAGATTTGAAAAGAGAAATTCTAAAACTACGTCGTGCTATTTTTCCACTTCGCGAAATTATAAATCGTTTAATAAAAAGTGACAATCCTTTAATCGAAGAAAAAACAACTCATTTTTTTAGAGACGTCTACGACCATATCATTCAAGTTACTGAAAATATCGACATTTACCGAGAAATGATTTGGAGTTTAATGGACATGTACATGACTACCATTAGTAATAAAATGAACGAAGTCATGAAGGTATTAACCATTATTGCCACCATATTTATTCCGCTAACTTTTATTGCTGGAATTTACGGTATGAATTTTACCAACATGCCAGAGCTTCATTATAAGTATGGTTACTATATTGTTTGGATTGTAATGTTGGTCGTTTTAATAGGAATGCTTATTTATTTTAAAAAGAAAAAATGGCTTTAA
- a CDS encoding mechanosensitive ion channel domain-containing protein, protein MFLKNFETELINSAILLVVFIIIRFALKLVIKKIGHTSGINDARINLISRYATVALFLIFLLFIAYVFGAEFKDLAVIFSSVFTVIGIALFAIWSILSNITSGIIMFFSFPYKVGDKIKIHDKDAPIEAIIEDIRAFQLHLRQDNGDLVTYPNNLILQKAVTLVQKDAIEDFGDMH, encoded by the coding sequence ATGTTTTTAAAAAACTTTGAAACCGAATTAATAAATTCGGCTATTCTATTAGTCGTATTTATTATTATACGTTTTGCGTTAAAGCTTGTCATAAAAAAAATAGGCCATACCAGCGGAATTAATGATGCTAGAATAAACTTAATTTCTCGATACGCAACAGTAGCGTTATTTTTAATCTTCCTTTTATTTATTGCTTATGTTTTTGGAGCAGAGTTTAAAGATTTAGCCGTCATTTTCTCTTCTGTATTTACGGTAATAGGAATTGCTCTATTTGCTATTTGGTCCATTTTAAGTAATATTACATCAGGAATAATCATGTTTTTTTCATTTCCTTATAAAGTCGGAGATAAAATAAAAATCCATGATAAAGATGCGCCAATAGAAGCCATTATTGAAGATATTAGAGCCTTTCAACTGCATTTAAGACAAGATAATGGCGACTTAGTAACCTATCCAAACAACCTAATTCTGCAAAAAGCTGTAACTTTAGTTCAAAAGGATGCTATCGAAGATTTTGGAGACATGCATTAA
- a CDS encoding Maf family nucleotide pyrophosphatase produces the protein MLKEKLKDRHIILASGSPRRQQFFRDLDLDFEVRIKSIKEEYPKTLLHYQITDYLAELKSLPFIEALKPHEILVTSDTIVWHKSKALGKPKNNDEAFEMLNSLSNTTHEVITSVCIRTKNFQKTVNAVTKVTFKKFTDDELWHYILTYAPLDKAGAYGIQEWIGQIGVTSIEGSFFNVVGMPTHLVYETLNSIAEDF, from the coding sequence ATGCTTAAAGAAAAACTTAAAGACCGTCATATCATATTAGCCTCAGGCTCTCCTAGAAGACAACAATTTTTTAGGGATTTAGATCTAGATTTTGAAGTCCGCATAAAAAGCATCAAAGAAGAGTATCCAAAAACCCTATTACATTATCAAATTACAGACTACCTAGCCGAGTTAAAATCACTCCCTTTTATTGAAGCGCTAAAACCGCATGAAATACTTGTAACTAGTGACACTATCGTTTGGCATAAAAGTAAAGCGTTAGGAAAGCCAAAAAATAACGACGAAGCATTTGAAATGTTAAACTCATTAAGCAACACTACACACGAGGTAATTACTTCGGTTTGTATCCGTACCAAAAACTTTCAAAAAACAGTAAACGCAGTTACTAAAGTAACCTTTAAAAAATTTACTGATGACGAGTTGTGGCACTACATTCTAACCTACGCTCCATTAGATAAAGCTGGTGCCTACGGTATTCAAGAATGGATTGGACAAATTGGGGTGACAAGTATAGAAGGTTCCTTTTTTAATGTGGTCGGGATGCCAACACACCTTGTATATGAAACGTTAAATAGTATTGCCGAAGACTTTTAA
- a CDS encoding YARHG domain-containing protein yields MKKLAYLILFSLLITSCNSKIKESEKTINIEEGTEVASQITPSKRQNKTSVKTENKLLGFWVGYFKEDDSENNEGQPMYVDEGFNWNRENKINISIDHISDSIVIGHSVVAGNNRPFKGYVHHGQFEVKEPGDDKYDGTFKFGQIGEKLVGTWSAYKNINIKYRKYELEKMEFTYNPNIMLEQVRAYIDWNKFIEQKTMEEYEEGEFDEWVTQEFASATPLIYSINASNTLLKKGTIENLKKGDLTIIRNTIYARHGYSFKNRPLRIFFDAQPWYIPVHTDIKSDFTAIEKQNIKLLLIYEKNALEYYDYFGRG; encoded by the coding sequence ATGAAAAAACTAGCTTATTTAATTTTGTTTTCATTATTAATTACGAGTTGTAATTCTAAAATCAAAGAGTCGGAGAAAACGATAAATATTGAAGAAGGAACCGAGGTTGCTAGCCAAATAACACCTTCTAAAAGACAAAACAAGACTTCGGTTAAAACAGAAAATAAGCTTTTAGGCTTTTGGGTCGGTTATTTTAAAGAAGATGATTCCGAAAATAACGAAGGACAACCCATGTATGTCGATGAAGGTTTTAATTGGAATCGAGAAAACAAAATAAACATCTCTATTGATCATATTTCAGATAGTATTGTTATTGGTCATAGTGTTGTAGCAGGAAACAACAGACCTTTTAAAGGTTATGTGCACCACGGTCAATTTGAGGTCAAAGAACCAGGTGATGATAAATATGATGGTACTTTTAAATTTGGACAAATAGGTGAGAAATTAGTGGGAACATGGTCAGCCTATAAAAACATCAATATTAAATACCGAAAATATGAGCTTGAAAAAATGGAGTTCACTTATAATCCAAATATCATGTTGGAACAGGTTAGAGCATATATCGATTGGAATAAATTTATAGAACAAAAAACAATGGAAGAATATGAGGAAGGTGAATTTGATGAGTGGGTCACACAAGAATTTGCCTCAGCAACACCATTAATCTATTCTATTAACGCTTCTAACACTCTACTTAAAAAAGGAACTATAGAAAATTTAAAAAAAGGAGATCTTACCATTATTAGAAACACCATTTACGCTAGACATGGCTACTCTTTTAAAAATAGACCTTTACGAATCTTTTTTGATGCACAACCTTGGTATATTCCAGTACATACTGATATCAAATCTGATTTTACAGCTATTGAAAAGCAAAACATAAAACTATTGCTTATCTACGAAAAAAATGCGTTAGAGTATTATGACTATTTTGGAAGAGGCTAA
- a CDS encoding tetratricopeptide repeat protein: protein MSSKTPTVRQTNWISIIPHLIIMGIIILIWHQINPEQAFLYGPLTYLLLSMILRYLIPKDHRNGIKKNHAGKFEEAILDFQKSYTYFKKHEWLDKYRFVTLLSASKMSYQEMALINIGFCYAQIGNGEKSKAYYEKTLQDFPNNGMAKAALRMLHAMDNKEAQQL from the coding sequence ATGAGCTCAAAAACACCAACTGTAAGACAAACCAATTGGATTTCCATAATCCCACATTTAATAATCATGGGCATTATTATCCTTATTTGGCATCAAATAAATCCCGAACAAGCATTTTTATATGGTCCGTTAACGTATCTACTGCTTTCGATGATATTAAGATACTTAATTCCTAAAGACCACAGAAATGGAATAAAGAAAAACCATGCAGGAAAATTTGAAGAAGCCATTCTTGATTTCCAAAAAAGCTACACCTATTTTAAAAAGCATGAATGGCTTGACAAATATCGTTTTGTAACTTTATTAAGTGCTTCAAAAATGTCATACCAAGAAATGGCATTAATCAATATTGGATTTTGCTATGCACAAATTGGAAATGGAGAAAAATCTAAAGCTTATTATGAAAAAACACTACAAGATTTTCCTAATAATGGAATGGCCAAGGCTGCTTTAAGGATGCTACATGCAATGGATAATAAAGAAGCGCAACAACTATAA
- a CDS encoding sodium:solute symporter has product MQTLDWIVLIGTLLTIVIYGTYQTRGSKNVQDFLKGGSTSKWWTIGLSVMATQASAITFLSTPGQAFHSGMGFVQFYFGLPIAMIVICMVFIPLYHRLKVYTAYEFLENRFDRKTRTLTAILFLIQRGLAAGITIFAPAIILSAILGWNLLLLNVIIGVLVIIYTVSGGTKAVNVTQKHQMVVIFTGMVIAFILILNQLPDDITFRKALDIAGASGKMEVLDFSFDFNNRYTVWSGLIGGTFLMLSYFGTDQSQVQRYLSGKSVKEMRLGLIFNGLLKIPMQFFILLVGVMVFVFYQFNEAPINFNPTATEVVLNSEYADEYKSLQIEQKQIFDAKKTAITKFSSANGTVNQDQIAIYNAQSDTIRAHARDLIEKAGDARSLKVESNDKDYVFIHFILNNLPKGLIGLLLAVILSAAMSSTASELNALASTTTIDLYKHRVGPKTDAQMVKASRGFTLLWGIMAIGVACVANLAENLIQLVNIIGSIFYGNVLGIFLLAFFFKQIKANAVFVAALITQVLVIGLFFLDKYDFINLPFLWLNIVGCAIVMTIAFILQATFKNTSIETA; this is encoded by the coding sequence ATGCAAACACTAGATTGGATTGTCTTAATTGGGACACTGTTAACCATTGTTATTTATGGTACGTATCAAACCAGAGGAAGTAAGAATGTACAAGATTTTTTAAAAGGCGGTAGCACTAGTAAATGGTGGACTATTGGTTTATCGGTTATGGCGACTCAAGCCAGTGCTATTACCTTTTTAAGTACACCAGGACAAGCGTTTCACTCTGGAATGGGCTTTGTTCAATTTTATTTTGGACTACCTATTGCTATGATTGTGATTTGCATGGTATTTATCCCGCTATATCACAGACTAAAAGTATACACGGCTTACGAGTTTTTAGAAAACCGTTTTGACCGTAAAACACGAACACTGACGGCTATTTTATTTTTGATCCAACGTGGATTAGCAGCAGGAATAACCATATTTGCACCTGCCATTATCCTATCTGCTATTTTGGGTTGGAATTTATTATTATTAAATGTTATTATCGGAGTTTTAGTTATTATTTACACCGTTTCTGGGGGGACAAAAGCAGTTAATGTCACTCAAAAGCACCAGATGGTTGTGATTTTTACAGGAATGGTTATTGCTTTCATTTTAATATTAAATCAATTGCCAGACGATATCACTTTCAGAAAAGCACTAGACATAGCTGGTGCAAGTGGTAAAATGGAGGTCCTTGATTTTTCTTTCGATTTCAATAATAGATATACCGTTTGGAGTGGTTTAATTGGTGGTACATTTTTAATGCTATCGTATTTTGGAACTGATCAAAGTCAAGTACAACGGTATTTGTCTGGAAAGTCTGTAAAAGAAATGCGTTTAGGGCTAATATTTAACGGATTGCTTAAAATACCCATGCAGTTTTTTATTCTTCTGGTAGGTGTTATGGTATTTGTCTTTTATCAATTTAATGAGGCTCCAATAAACTTTAATCCTACTGCGACTGAAGTAGTTTTAAACTCAGAATACGCTGACGAATATAAATCGTTACAAATAGAGCAAAAGCAAATATTTGATGCAAAAAAGACCGCCATAACAAAATTTTCAAGCGCAAACGGAACCGTAAACCAAGACCAAATTGCAATTTATAATGCGCAAAGTGATACTATTCGTGCACACGCTAGAGATTTAATCGAAAAAGCTGGAGATGCTAGAAGTTTGAAGGTCGAAAGCAACGACAAGGATTATGTATTTATACATTTTATACTAAACAATTTACCAAAGGGATTAATCGGCCTGCTATTGGCAGTCATTTTAAGTGCAGCTATGTCCAGTACAGCTTCAGAGCTTAATGCATTAGCCAGTACAACCACTATAGATTTATACAAACATAGAGTCGGTCCAAAAACGGATGCCCAAATGGTCAAAGCCTCAAGAGGTTTTACTTTACTTTGGGGAATCATGGCAATTGGAGTCGCTTGCGTCGCCAATCTAGCCGAAAACCTCATACAACTGGTCAATATTATTGGATCTATATTTTATGGTAACGTGCTTGGTATATTCTTATTAGCGTTTTTCTTTAAGCAAATCAAAGCCAACGCCGTATTTGTAGCAGCTCTAATCACGCAAGTTTTGGTTATTGGTTTATTCTTTTTAGATAAATATGACTTTATCAACTTACCTTTTTTATGGCTAAACATCGTGGGGTGTGCCATAGTCATGACTATTGCATTTATATTACAAGCAACATTTAAAAATACGTCAATAGAAACAGCATAG
- a CDS encoding PIG-L family deacetylase, protein MQKLLASLLFLLCFSLTTQAQQPEKLNASEIHLAVKKLNFLGSVLYLAAHPDDENTRLISYMSNHVKARTAYLSLTRGDGGQNLIGPEIRELLGVIRTQELLAARRTDGGEQRFTRANDFGYSKHPDETLAIWNKNEVLSDVVLAIRQFKPDIIINRFDHRSPGTTHGHHTSSAMLSVEAFDLANDKNAFPEQVKQYGTWQPQREFFNTSWWFYGSQEKFDEADKTNLLNFDIGVYYPALGLSNNEIAALASSKHLCQGFGRLTQRGSQTEYIELIKGDLPEDKSNLFDGINTTWTRVKGGAKIESILKKVETNFNFENPASHLDQLLKAKQLIEKIDNPQWKDQKIKEINRIIEACAGLYLEASASTPTAATGQSVDITIEALNRSNAIIKLDSYSISNTETNYGKPLNTNDKQELKAQLDIPSTLQPTAPYWLNKKGSLGMYRVDDTNLIGKPETPRAITVAFNLNINGVPFTITKDLIYRYSKPDKGELYRPFEIIPEASAKISQKVIIFENDQQKDIPVTVKAGKDNLEGYVTIAHPKGWSVFPEKQKFIIANKDQEQTLLFTVIPPKNQNEGLMTPMIHVGDNVYTKELVEIDYEHIPFQTVLLPSESKIVRLDIKKRGENIAYIEGAGDVVPASLQQIGYNVMVLKPEEITAERLSAFDAVVVGIRAYNIVDHLKFKQDILFDFVEKGGNMIVQYNTNRRLKTDQIAPYDLKLSRDRVTDENAEVILLAPDHEVLNFPNKITSNDFEGWTQERGLYFPDEWASEFTPILSMHDKDETAKTGSLLVAKHGKGHYIYTGLSFFREFPAGVSGAYRLFANMLSIGKSDLKTDNGLKN, encoded by the coding sequence ATGCAAAAATTATTGGCTTCACTCCTATTTCTATTGTGCTTTTCATTAACTACACAAGCACAACAACCAGAAAAACTAAACGCCTCAGAGATACACCTAGCAGTAAAAAAACTCAACTTTTTAGGTTCGGTTTTATATCTAGCCGCACACCCTGACGACGAAAACACAAGACTAATCTCTTACATGTCTAATCATGTAAAAGCCCGTACCGCTTACTTATCTTTAACAAGAGGTGATGGTGGACAAAATTTAATTGGTCCAGAAATAAGAGAATTATTAGGAGTCATCCGTACCCAAGAGTTATTAGCTGCAAGACGCACCGATGGTGGAGAACAACGCTTTACTAGAGCTAATGACTTTGGTTATTCTAAGCATCCTGACGAAACGTTAGCCATTTGGAATAAAAATGAAGTATTAAGCGATGTTGTTTTAGCCATCAGACAATTTAAACCAGACATTATAATTAACCGTTTTGACCACAGAAGCCCAGGAACAACACACGGACACCATACTAGTTCTGCCATGTTAAGTGTCGAAGCTTTCGATTTAGCTAACGATAAAAATGCCTTTCCAGAACAAGTAAAACAATATGGTACTTGGCAACCACAACGTGAGTTTTTTAATACCTCATGGTGGTTTTACGGAAGTCAAGAAAAATTTGACGAAGCCGATAAAACCAATCTTTTAAATTTTGATATCGGTGTATATTATCCAGCATTAGGTTTATCTAATAACGAAATCGCAGCATTAGCAAGTAGCAAACATTTATGCCAAGGTTTTGGACGATTAACACAACGCGGCAGTCAAACAGAATATATCGAGCTAATCAAAGGAGACTTACCAGAAGACAAATCCAATTTATTTGATGGCATTAACACGACTTGGACCCGTGTAAAAGGAGGCGCTAAAATTGAATCTATTTTAAAAAAGGTTGAAACTAATTTCAATTTTGAAAATCCTGCATCACATTTAGATCAGCTTTTAAAGGCCAAACAATTAATTGAAAAGATTGATAATCCACAATGGAAAGATCAAAAAATTAAAGAAATAAATAGAATAATTGAAGCCTGTGCCGGATTATACTTAGAAGCCTCTGCTAGTACTCCAACAGCTGCAACTGGTCAATCTGTCGACATTACTATTGAAGCTTTAAACCGTAGCAATGCGATTATAAAATTAGACAGTTATTCTATATCTAATACTGAAACTAATTATGGAAAACCTTTAAATACAAATGATAAGCAAGAATTGAAAGCACAACTAGATATTCCAAGTACTTTACAACCAACAGCACCGTATTGGTTAAATAAAAAAGGAAGTTTAGGAATGTACCGTGTAGACGACACCAACTTAATTGGTAAACCTGAAACCCCTCGTGCTATTACTGTTGCTTTTAATCTTAATATAAACGGCGTACCATTCACTATAACCAAAGACTTAATTTATCGTTATTCTAAACCTGATAAAGGCGAATTGTACAGACCGTTTGAAATTATTCCAGAAGCCTCTGCTAAAATTTCACAAAAAGTAATCATTTTTGAAAACGACCAACAAAAAGACATTCCCGTAACAGTTAAAGCAGGAAAAGACAACCTAGAAGGTTATGTTACTATTGCACATCCAAAAGGATGGTCTGTGTTCCCAGAAAAACAAAAATTTATAATTGCAAACAAAGACCAAGAGCAAACGCTATTGTTTACAGTAATCCCTCCAAAAAATCAAAATGAAGGCTTAATGACACCTATGATACATGTTGGAGATAACGTGTATACTAAAGAGTTAGTTGAGATTGATTACGAACACATTCCGTTTCAAACAGTATTATTACCAAGCGAAAGCAAAATAGTTCGTTTGGATATTAAAAAACGTGGCGAAAATATTGCTTACATTGAAGGCGCTGGAGATGTTGTCCCTGCTAGTTTACAACAAATTGGGTATAACGTGATGGTTTTAAAACCGGAAGAGATAACAGCCGAACGTTTGAGCGCTTTTGACGCAGTTGTTGTCGGTATTAGAGCATACAACATAGTAGACCATTTAAAATTTAAGCAAGATATTTTATTTGATTTTGTTGAAAAAGGAGGAAATATGATTGTGCAATACAATACCAATCGTCGTTTAAAAACAGATCAAATTGCACCTTACGATTTAAAATTATCTAGAGACCGTGTAACAGATGAAAATGCTGAAGTTATATTATTAGCACCAGACCATGAGGTTTTAAATTTTCCAAATAAAATAACTTCAAATGATTTTGAAGGTTGGACACAAGAACGTGGTTTATATTTTCCAGACGAATGGGCTTCAGAATTTACACCTATCTTATCAATGCACGATAAAGACGAAACCGCTAAAACGGGAAGTTTACTAGTTGCAAAACATGGAAAAGGACATTATATCTATACAGGATTAAGCTTTTTTAGAGAATTCCCAGCAGGTGTTTCTGGCGCTTACAGATTATTTGCTAATATGTTAAGTATTGGAAAATCTGATTTAAAAACTGATAATGGATTAAAAAACTAA